TGGAGAAAGATATCTGTTGCTCTGGAGGGTTGAAGTTAACTAGGAGTAAAAGTTGTATAACTAGTCTTACAAGAAGCTTATCTACAGAGAACATCAAGGAAATCCAGGGCACACCACCAATTTGGAATGGAAAATACTTCATAGGGAGACCTGAGGGTTTCCAAATAAAACTTGCTGCATTGAAATATGATGTTGAGAATGAGAGGTCGTCAGTAACTTGTTCTCAAACTTCCCAGAAGAGTGCTTCTAAGGATGCGGTTAGTGAACAGAATATTGATGTGTTAGAAGATGACAAAAGTGATATAACTACTTCGGCTACAGAGGTAGAACATGACCAGATATCCAAAGTTGAAAGCGAAAATAAACTTCTTGATACAACAAAGCAGATGTCCAACCTGGAAACTGAAAATTGTCTTCTTGATGCAACAGTGAGTACTCTTTTGGTAAATGTGCCTTTTATAACATACTAATTTATGGATGCTAAATTTTTGTTCCATGAGAGTTACAAGTCATTGATGCCGTCCAGGCCTGTATACAACTAAAAGCTTgagaaacttaaaataatgacCAGATCAGTTtcctttcttgcttgcttCCGAATATGAGtgccttcttttttttggagGTGTTTTGTTTAACATGTTTGTCTTGTATTCTAGGTGCCTGGGGCTAAACCAAAGCCAATTGAATCTGAGAAAAATGTGGAAGATCTCGGCATGGTTCCAACCCAAAGTGACAGGATAAGTCCTTCAAAATGGCCTTCGGAATTCAAAAGGCTTCAAAAAGACATCATTGAATTGTGGCATACTTGTTACGTCTCATTGGTGCATAGAAcctattttttccttctatttaAAGGTGGCGATCCAGCTGATTCTATTTACATGGAGGTAGAGTTCAGAAGACTATCTTTCCTCAAACACACATTTTCTCAGGGCAATCGAACCGTAGAAAATGGCCAAACACAACCAGCAGTGAGGTAAGCTCGATATAATTTCAATCTATATAAGTttcccatttttattttctgttttcttttttctattacGCTTATGAACACTACCTttgaaattcttcattttgcTATCTACTTCTACTCatgttttcaaaaaccaaGCCAACCGACCCAAGTTCCTTAATTTctatcataatccacctctgtaattgataagaaaaatggaatCCCTCCTATGATCAGTCTGAAGGCCCTTCGCGGTGAGAGGCAAATGTTGTGCAGACAAATGCAGAAGAGGCTCTCCAAGAAACAAAGAGAGGCCCTGTTTGTGGAATGGGGCATCGGATTGAATTCTAACAATCGGAGGCTGCAATTGGCTCACCTTCTGTGGAATGATACAAAAGATATGGATAACGTAAGAAGGAGCGCAGCCATTGTTGCACAACTTGTTAACTACGTAGAACCAGATGAGGCTTCCAGAGAGATGTTTGGCCTCAATTTCGCTCCAGGGCCCGATGCTCGAGGGATCACATCGTTGGAAACAAAGAATGAAGGCTGCCTTCTAATGTAATCCTCTCGCTAATTATTGTACAGATTATATAGCAATTGGGGtagtttattttcttactCGATCTCTCTGACTATTTAACTTTAACTGTAAGGATTATTTGAACTTATGAAGTTGCTAAAGGAATGTGCCACTGCTATTCTtacctttatttctttaaagaaaCCATTCGATGTTTGGAGTGTCCAGAAAGAACATGCAGTAATTTTTTcagaatgaaaatttgtagTTGCGCAATGTAGAAACATTGGTAGCTTCATATTGACTAACATCCCTAATTGGGTTGATCGGTTTGATCCTAACTAATAGGTAGCGGAGTCAGTTTTGCCAACATTGCGAAATGAAAACGCACATCACATCGTTGATTGAACGATTACCTTACTATTTAgtgtattttcaaaatcttcaatctacgtctcaatttaaatttaaatttgataaattggTCCATGTAAACTTATATAAAACAGAAATAATGCTAGCGTTTGCATTAAGCCAAAACTCTATTTAAATCCTAAATCAAcatctaaattttcattttcataccCGAGATAACTCAAATTCTTATCCATACTTGATTTTAATCTTGAATGCTTGCTTGAATATAATACTCGAacaaatgttattattttagtctAGACTTacaaaaacattcattttggTCATTATCCATATCCGATCTCAACCTTGGAtgctttctaaaatttaaaattcaaacaattgttattcaattattatagCTCTTAATGATGGTCTCTGTATCAActtattcaaaatcaaattaaagtaatggcaataatagtaataaatattaaactgGTCACAAAtccacaaaataatatataccattttaaatttattcccaatggacaattttttttttaaaaaaatgctcgtgtttaaattgtcaaaaatgtcgaatttttatttttcagaaaaaaacgttgaatttctattttttttttcctttttccattATTCTTCATCATTTTGCAGCCCATCcatacataaataaatgtcTTATACCCAATGgacaaaatagaaataataataataataatgataataaataaataaataaagacgGCTAGTTTTGATTCATTAATTTGAAGCGAACTACAAATTTAGtagttcattttttattttgtgtttatttaatttataaattttaataaatgtctaaataaatttttaaaatttaaaaatatttaactcattgaattcttttatttatgtcTAATGAGATTCCCACgtactatttctttttatttttttaaaattaaccgTAGGATTTAATGTAAAATTGAATAAGACTTTCACTTTAGTATTTAGTAAATtggtaaattttattattaatttttttttttcctaaactCACTTatataaaagttaattttatttaataacattttttaaaagttatttcaAACCATATGAAATAATTTACTTCATAAacttgaatataaaaatttagttgttatcatttgaaatttgaaataacttTAGAATGtacatactaaaaaaaatattgttcatgaattttgaaaataagatttaaagcattacaattattaaattttcatatttattttataataaagtttagaaattacaaactcaaaaaaaaaaaaaaaagttacttGGAATAATTCAAGTGGATAGAATGAGTATCCATATAgttcttaatatattattattattattattgaaatataattcTTTCTAATATCTTATTCTTATAGATTGCATTGAATTTGATGTACCCTGTTCTACCAACATAATTGGCTtcgattttgaaatttccgcTGCGTGGTTGACCGTCTTCCCCTTCTGTGTAATCCCTCCACCCTAAAAcctcttcgttttttttttttttccgactCCGAAATTATTTCGGCCTGATTCAGTTCTTTGAAGTTTTTTCGAGGAAAATTTTGGCGCCGTCTTAGCTTCTTTGAAGATCCTGGAAGTGTAGCCATGGCTATGCAGCAGCAACATCTTGATAAGATGCAACTCCGCCAGAGCTATCGTAATCTCTGGCATACTGACCTAATTCATACAATTCAGGCTGACACTCCCTGTACGTTCTTGCGTTCTTCCATCTCTCTTTGCTTTTGTTGCATGTTTGTGTTGatctttgtttgaatttttttgatttCTGATGAGGTTTAATGTTTGCTTGCAGATTGCTGCCTTGCCCTGTGGTGGTGAGTTGGATGCTTGTTTTTTTGCCTTTTATCATGTTTCTTTTACTTCTGCATCGACTTTACTCATGGATCTGTTTTAGTCgcctacattttttaattttttacttttttttttatgtgtttaTTGATCTATTTGTTTACTCTTTTGATTGAGGACATTGGCTTGTCTCTGCTCCTTGTTATTCTGGTGATGTATTTTTCTTACATGTGCTCTTCCGAGATCTTGACTTCTTAGATGTGGAGACGTTGACTCGTTTTGATTTTGCGTTGACTTGGCTGttcttattaaatttgatattgttTCTGAAATCTGATTAATAAATTGTGCTGGTTTTGAGTGCGCTGATGGAGATGGCAAAACAATGATTAGATTCATTAGGCAAACTAAACAACACGACTCATTAGTTATGCAGTTCAGAACCAATATCATAGAATCAACGTCAGTTAAGCAAATTGAATTTAGTGACGTCCAACAAAGATCATCCTATTAGCTTTAGATGAATCCTTTATAGGAATTATAgttgtgttttcttttcaactAGTTTAAGGTGTCGGTGGTGCTATTGGAGATTATCCATCTTCTTTGATTCCTCTGCGCATTTCATTCCTATGAGGCTTTCTCAAAGGTAGCGAGGATCGAGCAAGGTTGCTTTATGAAGGAAGGAATTGGctattaagatatttttaccTTACATTTGAAAAGTGGATTGCTATTGTTCATGATAGGATGTTCGTTCCTTCTTATGGTGGTTGGATAAAAGTGAGGaatggaaaatgaaatctttatTCTATCTACTTGTGGTTGTTTAAGGTTTGTGGTCATACAATGGTTAGGAAGATGGATTTAGAGGAAGATACTGTCGAAGTTAAAGATAATTGCTGTGGGTACATATTAGCAGAGGTGGAGTTGTGGCCGTCTCTGGtgttcacaaaattttccaagTGGTGGCTATGCATGTGGCTCATTCTAATTCCCCATGGTTAATCAATAGAAATCCTAAATTCTATAGTACTTTTACACAAAAGGATGCTGTAACCTTCTTACCCAAATGGTATTTCTCCAAGTTTTGTGGTTCTCCCCTTCTTGACATTATGTCTGCTTTGTTTGTATTAGTCCAAGTTTTATGGTTTCCTGTTTTCGAATTCAAGTTTACTTTGTTTGCATTGGGCCATTGACTGAAAGGATATGACTGTACCTTATCCAGCATGAATCATTATCTAATGAATTACCTTAATAATTGCTGATGATCTTTCCCATGTGGACCTTCCACTCCTTGATGGAAGATTAAAAGTATGTATGGCTTAGAGAGGAGCGTGGCTCAGCAAGAAATCTGGAGTTTGTTAATTGCTTTCAATTATCATCAATAGATTGTGACAGCTAATTTTTAAAAGCCAAAACATTGAGTTCATGTAGTCACTTCATTCCTTTTCTCTTGCAGTGGACCTTGTGTATCGTATTTGCTTCGTAAAAGAGCTCTATATAATGACATGTCAaggtaattaattttgttttctcgaCTTCCTAAAGAGTTTGAAagtaatttgattttgttgagtcattttcttgttttctttttgtatagGTATGTCTGCTGTGCAGGCTATATGCCTTGCAGTGGCCGGTGTGGAGAAAGTAAATGCCCTGAATTTTGCCTTTGCACAGAGGTACGACATTTTTTAgttgtaatatttttatttatcgaGTACCGTTTACTTATTTATCAAGTTCGCTATACTCCAAAAGCAGAgatattttgattaaatattaaaattccCCTGTACATCATGTTGCAGATGTGTTTAATCTTGGGTTTAGTGTTTTATGTCTAGAGGTTGAGGAAGAACATCTCTTTTTTAATAGCATATCTATGTTTGATTTGTGTAATAAATACTCCAAATTCATTCTCACTTTCAGCCCTGCCGCAGTTAACACCTGTTTATTTGATTGATCTTCAAGGTTTTCCTCTGCTTTGGGAATTCAGTGGCCTCAACTCGATTCTTGTTGCAAGACGAATTCAACATACAGACAACAAAATGTGACAATTGTATTATCGTATGTCGTGCTACCAACTTCGTCTCTCAAGTTCCTTCAATAATTCCTTGTGTCCTTATTTATGTGTTCTCAAATTATTCAGGGTTTTATGTTCTGTCTACAACAAATAGCATGTATATTTTCCATCGTCGCACTGATGTGAAAAAATTCAAGAGGCTTCTCAGCTTCTGTCTTGCTTGGCTGATATGGTTTATTGCTCGTAAGATTGCCCTTCCAAATCTCGCTTATCATTTGTTCTCTGCTGCTTTTTCTAAGCTACTAATAACAACTCTTCTTTCAACAGGGTTTGCGCATGTATGCAGGTAAGGAGTGAAAGGATGCTTCAggtatcaaaatttaaatgaataatcATTAACTTTTGGGGTGATTTGCAGACCCAACACAAGATTGAGATGGACAAGAGAGATGGCATGTTTGGACCGCAAGTAATGGCAGTGCCTCCTTTTCAACAGATGTCTCGGATCGATCAAGCAATTCCTCCCTCGGTTGGACATGCACCACAGCCTGCATATGGACAACCCTATCCTGCTCAAGGCTATCCAGCTCCGGGCTATCCACAATCATCTTATGGCCCCTCTGGACATAACTACTAGTAATCTCTGCACTCTTCCGCAGGTACCACAGTCATTCATTGTGATTTGTCCATGCCATGTTCATCCTTCTGTGAATTTCATTCGAGTTTGTCGCTCTTACATGTACGTGTCGATTTGTATAATGATCAATACAGGGTATATTTTGTGAAGTGGTTAAGAATGATTTGGATGTGTTAAATTTCTGTAAATTGGAACTTTATttggaaaaatgaaagtatttttcatttctcctTGTTTTCATGGTTGAGAGAAGTACATGCTTGAAAATATTAGTGTCAATTCAAATCTAGACCATCTAAGATaagttattaataaattaacctGTAATTTCAGGTTAGCTTTATTTTACAATCTTTCTGAACAGAGGATGTGTTAATTCTTTCATTCTCATGAATTTATGatcacatttattttaataacatCAATGCCAGGTTGTTCTTGTTGGGAGATGCAATAATTGGGCAAACAATAAAGTaatcaataattattgaattccTGACATTATGAATTATCTTTCAGCAAATGCATGAATTCAATTTGAAAAGAGACGGCAGTGCAAAGTGGCCATGCTGTTATTTCAGAGTGCGAACCATAGCTATAAGTATCTATTTTGCACGTCTAATTATCTTAACATTTGGAAGTTACTGCTCAACTCATACTTACTCTCAAAATATTGTAATTAGTCTCAAAATATTGTGTTGTTTGAATATGTAATCGACTCTAGAATTCTAGAATTGGGATATGGGGAAAGAGGGTGGACCGATGAGGAAAGTCCttgtttgatttgatatcGTCTAAGCTTGGCTGATGTTTTTTAACTGCTTCATACCGAATTATGGGAGTTTGTACCCCTTTTAGGCATTTAAGTTCTCATACTCTTAACCTCGAGTTAGAACAAGAATGGTAGCGAAATCTAATTGCTTAACTCATtcgaatttaaataaataataataataatgtattgTTGAGAACAcaaaatgtatatatttaatttcaataccGTCCATGATAAACTCCAATACACATACTCTGTTGTAAATGATTAGatagcaaaaagaaaaaaacatacatcAGTACACCCATTTGAAATCACTATCCCTAATTCTCTAACCTTTGTTCAAATAGAAATCTTGAAAgctaagaacaaaaataaaataaacccaTGAATTCAAAGAAGACTTGTGTTGTAATGTTACAACTCCAGAAAGCCGCCACTTTTAGAAGAAGCAGTTGGAGTCGCATTGGCGGTGGTGGTCGACAAACTCCATTGATCTGAAAACGCCATTGACGACGAGAAACTGCTGCTTGTGCTTGTGCTTGTGCTCGTGCTTCCACATTTAGCCACAGTTCTAACATTCTCTATCAATTCTTGAGTGTGCCCTTCCTCCTCCAATATCTCCACCAACCGCTTCGGACTAATCACCAATTTCACCTTCCAAACCCCACCGTTCTTCTCACTGCACCTCGAAAACACTTCCGTCTGCGACCTCCTCAATGCCCCCTGGTAATCGAACGACATCCTGTACGGTGCCATCGCAACCGCCGCCGTCTCTTCCGGCACGCTGTTTGACCTCACGTGCCCCTCCCGCGCTCTTATCATCCCCATCTCCCCCTCTCCCCTGTTTCTCGGAAGCAAATAATACGATTTTCCCGTCAGAAGCTCCTCATCGTGCGGCAGTGGGTTCCAGAAAAGGTCGTGGCTTTTGAATATTCCGTAGCCGGGAAACTCATCGGCGATGCATCCGACGGTGATCGGAGAACCCAACTCCATAATCCCGCCGTTGGATGTGATAACTTTGATTTTGCCCTGAATCTCCCCCGACCTTCCGCCAAACAAACAATTACCCATTTTGTTGGAGAAAAAGAACAGAGGAGCTCTGCTCCACTCTGTTCCCACTCTGTTCTGTAGGATTGAATgaagctttttctttttgggtgaTAAATTCAAGGAATGGAGAAGAATTGGAAAAAGGGTTGTCGGTGGGGAATGTTATCTCTTTTTGGAAAATGAATGGTGATTGATTTATACAGCTAAGACAAGGAATAGGGGCTGTAGGGATTAGGGTAgtggaaacaaaaagaagggtTTCAAAAGATAAAGGAACTGGAAGAATAACAAGCGGGATTCGTTGATTGGAGAGCAGAGGCAGGTCAGTGCAGAGAAGTGAGCAATAGCGTCGCCTAACTTTATAGTACCATGCCTGGATTTGTCCAactgcttcttcttcatgttCATACGCCCATTttttccctaatttaattcTCTTATCCCCAACTGTTTCatgaattatttgtttctttatttgacTGCTCCTTGCACTGtctgttatatatatatatatatatatatatatatatatttgagttctagataaaaattcaaacttttatgtttttattagactaaaactaaaaagaataattttctATTCAATTGACATAGCCAATGAGATTTAATCATCTAAACTAGTGTATCAAAATACTAAAAAGTATAATTTTATGTGTGGAATCTCTAACTTGGCACTATTGAAAATCAACGAGAAACGGTATAAGGATGAGGAACGAAATGAAGAAGTCATCCTTATTTGCACTTTTTCCCATTCACACTCCCATTTAATACACACTTTGTTAATAATGGTCAAAACTCAAATAGCTTTTCTAAGtttgatatcaaattttgattcatGGGCGTTCATACATTGCACCATTGACATTTGAGTTCAATACATGCTATGTTCGTAATTGTAGAAgccaaaataatttttttatgtttaatagtAAGCTTTGTTCATGCACTTTGATTGTTGCGTCGATTGTctctctaattttaaaaaattatctaatacgtttatgaacttttatgttatattttacgGTTCTTGAAATTTAGATGATAATCGATAgactttttgaaatttcaatttcatgcccactaaaatcttataattcataatttttttttattcttaattgaGATTAATTCATGTGTTGAGTTTTGGATGACCGGTAAAAGCGGCCCTAGTGTTTAAACTCTAAACTCTTCTAAAGTGCTTTATGATCAAATGTTTAAATCCCTGTGCTAACACCAGCGTCTTTGAATATCAAAGTACTTTTAAGGCACTCCATGTCCATGATTCGCGGGGAGTGCTTTAGGCTTTGAGATGGCCTCCTGATCCACGCACCACTGTGGGCTGCTGTAACAAGTACACAAATTTATGCCCACATCTCACAAACCCACCTCGTATGAAACACAACAACTGAACTCTCAGACTCTAATAACTTAGGTCCATCATTAATAGATGTTGTTCGCTTTGACTCAGAAAAATAGTAAGGAAAACAGTTGTCTCACCTTGCGCACCAAGTGGACTACCATGGCTCCTCTTGTTGGGCGTTCTGCCAAAGTTGTAGCAGCGACAAGCATGTTGTCCCATTTTGACCGACATTTCTCGAGTTGCATTCTcgtactgtgagatcccacattagttggagagaagaacgaaacattctttgtaagggtatagaaacctctccctaacagacgcagTTTAAAATTGTTAAGGAGAAGCTCGCAATGGAGCCTAAAAAAGACCCAATTTATTAGTAGTGGAGTTTGAGCGGTTACACGTACGTACACTGTTCTATTAATCAAGAGTGATAGAACAATGTAAAACAGTAAGAAGTGATCCTTTGGAACAATATTTGTCTTCAATACTCggtttaaaacaaaaattgaaccCACTTTACTATTGCTTGAAAGAACGAActaaaaacccaaagaggagcAATGAAGATCATAAGCTCACCAAGAACATCAACAATTGTGGGTGTCCCCAAAATCTCCGACAAAATCGAAACCAATGCCACACgaatggattaaaaaaaatggtgggtTTTACTCCAAATCCATTCCAATGATTGCAAAAAGCTGTAGAGGAGTATAAAAATCAAGATACAAACACTAAAAAAAGGATACCAATAACACATTTTGGACATAGTTTA
This genomic window from Cucurbita pepo subsp. pepo cultivar mu-cu-16 chromosome LG01, ASM280686v2, whole genome shotgun sequence contains:
- the LOC111808155 gene encoding uncharacterized protein LOC111808155, which translates into the protein MGNCLFGGRSGEIQGKIKVITSNGGIMELGSPITVGCIADEFPGYGIFKSHDLFWNPLPHDEELLTGKSYYLLPRNRGEGEMGMIRAREGHVRSNSVPEETAAVAMAPYRMSFDYQGALRRSQTEVFSRCSEKNGGVWKVKLVISPKRLVEILEEEGHTQELIENVRTVAKCGSTSTSTSTSSSFSSSMAFSDQWSLSTTTANATPTASSKSGGFLEL